GCCAACTGGGCCTGCATCATTGAGGACCACTATAAGAAGGGGATGGATATCGAGTGGGCCAAGGATGGTGACGGGGTCAAGGTCGGCACCGGCAAGCTCTTCATCGTCCAGGCCCGTCCCGAGACCGTGCACTCCCAGGCCTCCAAAGGGGTCATGGAAACCTACAAGCTGAAAGAAAAAGGCAAGGTGATTGCCGAGGGGCTCGCGGTCGGTACCAAGATCGGCAAGGGTGCGGCCCATTGTATCGAAGACGTCAAAGATATCTCGACCTTCAAGAAGGGCGAGGTGCTGGTCACCGATATGACCGATCCCGACTGGGAGCCGATCATGAAGATCGCCGCCGCCATCATCACCAACCGGGGCGGCCGGACCTGTCACGCCGCGATCATTTCCCGTGAACTCGGGATCCCGTGTGTTATCGGCACCGCCAACGGAACTGAACGGATCAAGACCGGGCAGAACGTCACCGCCTCTTCCGCTGAAGGGGAGACCGGTTATGTCTATGACGGGCTCCTTGATTTCGAGATCGAGAAACTCGATCTCGGCGATCTGCCGGCGACCAAGACCAAGATCATGATGAACCTCGCCATTCCGGAAAAGGCCTTTACCGAAAGCCAGATTCCCAATGACGGGGTGGGGCTCGCCAGAGAGGAGTTCATCATCAACTCCCATATCGGCTTGCATCCGCTGGCGCTGGTCAACTATGAAGAGCTGAAAAACTCCGGCGATCCTGCAAAACTGGAAGTCGTCAGGAAAATCGATGAGAAAACCGGCGCCTATGCCGACAAGAAACAGTTCTTCATCGACAAGGTTGCCGAGGGCGTCGGCCGGATTGCCGCAGGTTTCTACCCGAAAGACGTGATCGTGCGCCTCTCCGACTTCAAGAGTAACGAGTATGCCAACCTGGTCGGCGGCACTTTCTACGAGCCGGAAGAGGAGAACCCGATGATCGGCTGGCGCGGT
This genomic stretch from Pseudomonadota bacterium harbors:
- the ppsA gene encoding phosphoenolpyruvate synthase; translation: ANWACIIEDHYKKGMDIEWAKDGDGVKVGTGKLFIVQARPETVHSQASKGVMETYKLKEKGKVIAEGLAVGTKIGKGAAHCIEDVKDISTFKKGEVLVTDMTDPDWEPIMKIAAAIITNRGGRTCHAAIISRELGIPCVIGTANGTERIKTGQNVTASSAEGETGYVYDGLLDFEIEKLDLGDLPATKTKIMMNLAIPEKAFTESQIPNDGVGLAREEFIINSHIGLHPLALVNYEELKNSGDPAKLEVVRKIDEKTGAYADKKQFFIDKVAEGVGRIAAGFYPKDVIVRLSDFKSNEYANLVGGTFYEPEEENPMIGWRGASRYYDPKYRPAFELECQGLLKARNDMGLNNIKLMVPFCRTPDEGRKVIEVMRDCGLVQGENGLELYVMCEIPSNVISADAFADIFDGFSIGSNDLTQLTYGLDRDSGLIAGIADERDQAVKDMIKMVIATAKRRGKKIGICGQGPSDFPEFATFLVECGIDSMSLIPDTAVKTRMAVHKKEKELGIAP